GTTCCGCGAACTGATGCCTTTGATTGGCAGTGAAACGTTGTGGTCCATGCGTTTCGCGCCTGACAATCAACACTTGTTCGCTGGCGGACGTGGGAAGGTTGACGTCTGGGAATTCCAACGCAACGCGAGGCTTCAGCGTCAATCCATTGATCGAGGTTACGTTCACTCGCTCGCTGTGTCCGCCGACGGAAGCCACTTCGCCGCGGTTGGAAGCATCGGTGGTTCGCTCGAAGTCTTTTCTCGCAACGAGTGACTCAGGCAGCGATCACGATTGGTTCATCTCTCGCTGCAGCCAAGCTCTTGCGTAGGCCCAATTGCGTTTGGTGGTCCGTGCCGATACGCCCAAGATCTCGGCGGTCTCTTCGATCGTGAGCCCTGTGAAATAGCGAAGCTCAACCAGTTTGGCCAACGCGGGATCTTCACTTGCCAACTTGGTAAGGGCATCGTCCAGCGTCAGCAGCTCGTCGACGTCTTGAGAATCCACCGAAGCAACATCGTTGTTCAATTCGCGACGGACCAAATCTCCACCGCGTTTCGTACGGCCCTTGCTGCGAGCATTCTCAATCAGGATCCGCCGCATCGCTTCTGCAGCCGCTGCGAAAAAGTGGCCTCGACCATCCCATCGTTGTGGATCGTTGCCGCCC
The Rhodopirellula bahusiensis DNA segment above includes these coding regions:
- a CDS encoding ECF-type sigma factor, with amino-acid sequence MNRDITQILTAIDKGDPNAAGDLLPLVYDELRRLASSRMNHEKPGHTLQPTALVHEAFLRLVGGNDPQRWDGRGHFFAAAAEAMRRILIENARSKGRTKRGGDLVRRELNNDVASVDSQDVDELLTLDDALTKLASEDPALAKLVELRYFTGLTIEETAEILGVSARTTKRNWAYARAWLQREMNQS